The nucleotide window AAAATACGGACTAGATAGAGAGTTGGATTGGCTTAAAAATATGAGTGACTGGTTAATTTCAAAAAAACGATATTGGGGATTAGCATTGCCTATATATGAATGTACTAAATGTAAAAAATTTGAAGTAATTGGGTCCAAACAAGAATTACAGGACAGAGCGATAGAAGGCTGGGTTGATTTTAGTGGACATTCTCCTCATCGTCCTTGGGTTGATAAAGTGAAAATAAAATGTTCAAAGTGTGATAATAAAATTTCAAGAATATTAGATGTTGGCAATCCTTGGCTTGATGCAGGCATTGTTCCATTTTCAACTATTAAATATTATTCAGATAAAAAATACTGGGAAAAATGGTTCCCCCCTCATCTTGTTTGTGAATCATTTCCAGGTCAGTTTAAAAATTGGTTTTACTCTTTAATTGTAATGAGCGTTGTCTTAGAGGATTGTCCACCAGTAGAGACAATTTTTGGATATGCATTAGTAAAAGATGAACACGGAGAAGAGATGCATAAATCAGCAGGAAATGCAATTTGGTTTGATGATGCGGTTACTAAAACAGGAGTTGATGCAATGAGGTGGCTTTATTTTAGCTCCAATCCTTTTAATAATCTTTATTTTGGGTTTAATAATATTCAAAAATCACAAAATAAACTTTTAGTACTTTGGAATATTTTTGTTTTTTATAAAACTCATGGGAGTAAAATTATTAAAGCACAACCAATGGGTAATGTTTTAGATAAATGGATTATTTCAAAGTTAAATAATTTAATTTTAAAAACAACTTCAGGATTAGATGAATATAATACATCTTTTGTGGCCGAAGAAATAGCCAAGTTTTTAATAAAAGATTTTTCAAGATGGTATTTAAGGATGTCAAGAAATAGATTTAGAGATTTATCTAATCAAGCCGACAATCAGCAGGCGAATTATACATTATATTTTGTGCTTCTTAATCTTATTAAATTATTAGCTCCCATAACTCCTTTTTTGGCTGAGGAAATTTATTTATCAATCAAGCAAGACAATGATGTTGAATCTGTTCATTTGTTTAGTTGGCCAAAAGCAGACCAGCAAGCAATTAGCAAAGACATGGAAGATAAAATGAGTTTGGTTCGGGAAATTTGCGAGATTGGTCATAGCATTAGAGTTAAGGCAGGCATTAAAGTCAGACAACCATTAAGTTGTGTGGCCATTAAATCAAGCAAAATGACAGCAGAGCTAGAAAATTTAATTAAAAAAGAATTAAATGTTAAAAAAGTTGATTGGGTTAAGAAAATTCCCAAGTCAAAGGATTGGGTTATGGTTGATGATAGCGATATATTGATGGCTTTAAACATAAAATTAACAGCAGAGCTAGAAGAAGAAGGGATTATAAGAGAGGTTGTTAGACAGGTTAATTCTTTGCGTAAAAAAAATAAATTAACAATCAATGACACTATAGAAATTTATTACGAGACAACAAGTCAGAGAATAAAAGAAGTAATAAAGAAAAACTTAGGCACATTAAAGAAGAATACAATTAGTTCATCTATTTTAGATAGAAAAATAAGTAATGATTTTTCCCAAAAGCAAATAAAAATAAACAATCAAGTAGTTGTGTTAGCAATAAATGTTTAATTTATTATTAAAATCTAATAAATCAAAGGCAAGAATTGGCAAACTAATAACAGCTCATGGTTCAATAGATAGCCCATTTTTTATGCCGATTGCTACCAAAGGAGCTGTTAAAGGATTGTCTCCCGAGGACATTAAATTGCTTGGGGCTCAAATAATACTCTCAAACACATATCATTTATTTTTAAGACCTGGTTTGGCAGTAATAAGTAGCCATAAAGGACTACACAAGTTTATTAACTGGAACAAACCTATTTTAACTGATAGTGGTGGCTATCAAGTTTTTTCTTTGTCTAAAAAAAGAATAGTTAAAAATAATGGAGTAGAATTTCTATCAGAGATAGATGGTCAAAAGATTTTGTTAACACCTGCTAAGGCAGTTAAAATTCAGAAAGTTTTGGGTTCTGATATTGTTATGGTTTTTGATGAGTGTGTATCATATCCAAGTAATTACGAACAAGCAGATAAGGCAATTAAAAGAACGACTAGATGGGCGAAACAATGTAAGCAAGAATTTTTAAAAAATAATCAAGACAATAAACAGTTGCTTTTTGGTATTGTGCAAGGTTCTATATATAAAGACTTAAGAATAGCGAGCGCTCGACAACTTATGGAGATAGGGTTTGATGGGTATGCGATTGGCGGACTTACATTAGGAGAACCAATCAATCAAACTTATGAAATGATTAATTTAGTGGAGCAAGTTTTAGATGAACAAAAACCGAGATATTTAATGGGAGCTGGTAAGCCAGAGCAAATCTTTAAAGCAGTTATGCTAGGGATTGATATGTTTGATTGTGTTATCCCTTCTAGAAATGCCAGACACGGACTTTTGTATGCTCAAATATCTGAACAAATCAAACCAAGTTTTAATAAAAAATCTTACAAAGAAATAAGAATACTTAATTCAAAATATAAAAATAATACTCAACCAATATCTAAGTATTGTAAATGTTATACTTGTCAAAATTATTCATTGAGTTACTTAAGGCATTTGTTTGTCACTAAAGAAGCTTTTGGGCAAAGATTGGCAGTAATTCACAATTTGTTTTTTTACATTAATTTAATGAAAAACATAAGACAATTAATAAAAAATGGGGACATTTAGCATCTCTTGACACAAGGGATTTAAATTTATATACTTGTTATAATGAGCCGCCATCGTCTAGTGGTTAGGACACCAGGTTTTCATTCTGGCAACAGGGGTTCGATTCCCCTTGGCGGTGCTTAATTAATAATAAATAATAAAAGAATTATGAAAATTAACGTTTATTCTACTGAAACTTGCGGGTTTTGTATTCAGCTTAAAAATTTTTTAGAAGAAAATAATATTGAATTCAATGAATTCAATGTAGGTAGTGATCAATCAGCAGCTAAAAAAATGATTGAAGCCACCGGGCAAATGGGAGTGCCAGTAACTGAAATTGACGGAGAATTTATAGTTGGATTTGATGTTAATAGATTGAAGGAAAAGCTTAATCTTTAATTTTTTTAATAATTATATGAATAGACTTGTTAAAGTAAAAAAAAATCTTCAGATATTAGAGTTTATTAGGCAGAGCGCGAAAAGCATGAGTGCAATTGGATACACTGAACATGGATTAAGACATGCAGAGCTTGTATCTAAGAGAGCTGGTTGGTTGGCAAAACAAGTTGGGTTAGACAAAAATAAACAGGAGTTAGCTTCTATTGTTGGATTTTGTCATGATGCAGGTAATTTTATGGGAAGAACTCAACATCATTATTGGGGAGCTGTTTTATTTCATCAAGTTTTTTCTAATAATGATGATTGCATTTTTTCTGCCAAAGAAATTACATCTATTGTTCAAGCAGTTGTAAATCATGATAAATATACAATGAAATTAACCAATGGAATATCAGCCATAGTTGTTTTGGCAGATAAGTCAGACACTAGTCGTTCAAGAGTAGAAGCAAAATCAATCAAAGAAATAACCAAAGATATTCATAATAGGGTAAATTATGCGGTTACAGATTCAAAATTAATTGTTGATAAGCAAAAAAATATAATTTCATTATCTTTAAAAATAGACACAAAATTTGTTTCAATCATGGAATATTTTGAAATTTTTACAGATAGAATGTCATATTGTAGAAAAGCAGCCGAATGTCTTGGGTATAAATTTGGATTGATTATTAATGATTTTAAATTATCATGAATAACAGGACAATAAAGATAAACGAACTGATTAAAAGAGAATTATCAGGTATTATTTTGAAGCAGATAAATATTCCACTAGGTTCCTTTGTTACAATAACAAAAGTTGAGACAGCTGCGGATTTAGTAAAGACAAAAATATGGATAAGCATTTTCCCGGATGAATATAATGAAGAAATTTTAAAGATTTTTAATAAAAACGCTGGCAAACTTCAAGATATTTTAAATAAGCGTTTATCAATGAAATGGGTTCCAAGGATTAAATTTTTTGTTGATTTAACAAATATAAATATTGATAAGAAATAAAATATAAATAATGGAAAATTTAATGGAAAAAATAATTTCATTAGCCAAGCAAAGAGGTTTTGTTTATAAATCTTCAGAGATTTATGGTGGAGCTTATTCTTTTTATGATTATGGACCTCTGGGAGTAGAATTAAAAAATAATATTAAAAAACAATGGTGGAAAAATGTAGTTTATCAAAGACAAGATGTTGTTGGGCTTGATAGTTCAATTTTAAGTCCTAGAATAGTTTGGGAAGCATCAGGTCACTTGCAAGGATTTGCTGATTTATTGGTTGAGTGCAAGCAATGCCATCATCGTTTTAAAGAAGATGAGCTAAATAAAAATCAATGTCCTGATTGCGCAGGCGATTTAACTAGTCCAAAGCAGTTTAACTTATTAATGAAAACGAATTTGGGAGTTGTTAAAGACAAGCAGGAAGAATATTATTTAAGAGGAGAAACTTGCCAAGGTATTTATTTAAATTATTTAAATGTAAAAGATTCTTTACGTAAAAAGCTTCCTTTTGGAATTGCACAAATTGGTAAAGCTTTCCGTAATGAAATTACTCCTAAAAATTTTATTTTTAGAACAAGAGAATTTGAACAAATGGAAATGCAATATTTTGTTAACCCTGATGAAGCAAACAAGCATTATGATGAATGGAAACAAGTAACCATGGATTGGTATAAACAGTATATTGTTAATTCAGAGAATTTAAGGTGGAGAGAACATACTAAGAATGAATTAGCTCATTATGCCAAGCAAGCATGGGACATTGAATATAAAACACCATTTGGCGGATGGAAAGAGTTTGCAGGTGTTCATAATAGAGGAGATTGGGATTTATCAAGACATCAAGAATACAGTCAGATTAAGATGGAATATAGAGATGAAGTCACAAATCAAAAGTTTACTCCATGGGTAGTAGAGGTCTCAATAGGGGTGGATAGAGCTTTTTTAATGTTTTTGCTTGATGCTTATGATGAAGTTGATGGAGGGAGGACAACTACAACCAAGTCAATCAAAGCTAAAGAAGTTGTTTTGCGTCTTGATAAAAGGTTGGCTCCAATTAAGGCAGGTATTTTGCCATTAGCAAAAAAACCAGAATTGATTAAAATAGCTAATCAAATATATGATGAATTATCTCGCCAATGGATGTGCGAATATGATCAAACAGGGTCTATTGGCAAAAGATATCGTAGGCAAGACGAAATAGGCACGCCATATTCAATAACCATTGATTTTGACACCATAAAAGACAAGCAAGTGACCATAAGAGATAGAGATACAATGAAGCAAGAAAGAATTTTAATTAATGCTTTGCCAGATTATATTAGAGAAGGAATTCGCGATTGATTATTGATTAATATATTTATGTACACAAGAACAAAATTTAAAAATGGACTTAATCTGATTACAGTGCCATCAACCAGCGCTAAAACAATAACAGTTTTAGCGTTATTTGGAGTTGGCTCTCGTTATGAAAGAGTTCAACAAAATGGAATGTCTCACTTTGTTGAGCATATGATGTTTAAGGGAACAAATAAAAGAAAAGACAATTTAACAATTGCTAGTGAGTTAGATGGCCTTGGGGCTGAGTACAATGCTTTTACAAGTACAGATTATACAGGTTATTACATTAAATCAATTAAGCAGAACGTTCATACTTGTTTTGATGTTTTATCTGACATGCTTTTTAATTCAGTTTTTGACAAAAATGAGATTACTAAAGAAAAGGGAGTAATCTTGGAAGAAATAAAAATTTATAAAGAAAATCCAATGTTTTATATTGGAGATGTGTTTCAGGAAGTTCTTTATGGCAAACACCCTCTTGGCAGAAACATTGTTGGGCCACCAGCAACAGTTAAATCTTTTACTAGACAAGGATTAATGAATTATAAAAATAAATTTTATAATCACAATAAAATGATTTTAGCTGTGGCAGGGAATATAAGCAAACAAGAGGTTATTAATTTAACAGACAAATATTTTAATATATATAAAACAAGTAAACGAGCAACAAATTATACTAGTTTTAAGGTTCCAGCTAACATAAAATCAAATAGAGTCAAAGTTGTTTTTAATAACCTAAAGCAAACCCAAATTGCTTTAGGAGGATTTGCCTATCCATATAATCATGTTAATATTGATGCTTTAAAAATTTTATCAATAATTCTGGGAGGAAACATGAGTTCTCGTCTTTTTTCAGAAGTTAGAGTAAAGAGAGGGTTAGCATATTATATTAAGTTCCATCTTGATGTCCATCAAGATGTTGGGGGATATTCAATAATAACAGGAGTTGATAAAAGCAAAACAAGACAAGCAATTAAAGTGATTTTGGCAGAAATAAATAAGCTAAAACAGAATGGCATCACTAAACAAGAATTAGTAAAAGCAAAAAAATATTTTATTGGAATGACAGGAATTTCTTTGGAAGATTCTGCTAGTTTGGCAAGTTGGTATGCAAGGCAGCTTTTATTAAAAAATGAAGTTATTTCTGTTTCAGAACAAATAAGCAGGATTAAAAGGGTTAGTCGGGCAGATGTTCAAAAAGCTATAAATTATCTTATGACCACCCAAGGGATTAAAATGGGTGTAATAGGACCATTTAAGAATAATAATTCTTTGTTGCAAATATTAAAAAGAGGGGTATAATAAAGATAAGCATAACTTTTAAATTAAATAATTATGTCTAATGAAAAACAAACAACTTTAATTAAGATAGATGTTTGGTCTATCCTCAAAATAGCCATAATTCTTCTAATAGCAGTGTTTTTATATTTTATAAGAGATATTCTTTTTATTATTTTTATTGCTGGCCTTCTGGCAACCATAATTTCTCCAATGATTGCTTTTTTTGAACGAAAAAAAATCCCTCGTTTTTTAGGAACATTATTTGTTTATATTGGCGTTTTTATGATTTTAGCTTTGGTGGGAGTTACGGTTGTTCCAACCGTAATAAGCCAGGGCAAAGTTTTATCAGAGCAACTGCCAGAACTTCTAAGTTCAATCTTGAGTAAAATTCAACCAGAATCACAAGCACAATTTGCAGACATAGTAGATAAGTGGTTTGCTAAGTCAAGCCTTGATGCAATGTCTATTTTTTCAGTGTTAGGAACAGTGGCTGGGCAAGTATTGTCGTTTGTAATGATTTTTGTATTAGCGTTTTATTTGTCAATTAGAAAAAAAGGAGTTGAAACAGCTGCTAATTTGTTAATTCCAGATAAATATCAAAAATTCTTTAAAAATTTTATTAATTCAGTCCAAAAAGAAATTGGAGCATGGGCAAGAGGGCTGGCAATGCTTTGCCTTTTTGTTGGAATAATGGTCTATGTTGGCCTGACTATATTGGGAGTAAAATATGCACTAACATTGGCTGTTATAGCTGCACTGGTGGAGATTATACCATATATTGGTCCTTGGATTGGCTTATTAATAGCAATAATAATTACATTGGCACAATCTCCGGCCTTGGTTTTATTTGTTGTTGGTCTTTATTTAATTATTCAGCAAATTGAAAATATTTTAATTTCTCCATATATAATGCATAAAGCGGTTGGATTAGACCCGCTAATTATAATTTTAGCATTAATGGTTGGTGGAAAGTTGGCTGGTCCAATTGGTATGATTGTTGCCGTACCTTGTGCTACAATTTTCTCAATTTTATTGAGGTATTACATAGAACATAAGCAAAAATTAATTGAGTAATATTTTTTATATTTAATAATAATGTTTGGAAAAAAAATAGGAATTGACTTAGGGACAACTAATATTTTGGTTTATCTTCCTGATAAAGGGATAGTTACTAATGAACCATCAGTGATTGCTGTGTCGACCATTGACAAGAGCATTTTAGCAGTAGGGGACGAGGCTAAAGAAATGATAGGGCGAACACCAGATACAATAATAGCTAAAAGGCCATTGAAAGATGGGGTTATTGCTGATTATAAAGCAACTGAAGCAATGATGAAATACTTTATAGGGAAAGTCATTGGGAAAATAAATTTATTTAAACCAGAAGTCATGGTAGCTGTGCCCGGGGGGATTACTTCGACCGAGAGAAGAGCTGTTATTGATGCTACTATGAAATCAGGGGCAAAGGCATCTTATATCATAAAAGAACCTATTGCAGCGGCGATTGGCTCTGCTATTCCAATTGGCTCTGCTTCAGGGCATATGATAATTGATATTGGTGGAGGAACAACAGAAGTAGCAGTTATTTCTTTGGGAGGAATTGTTAGCTCTACGTCAGTTAGGGTGGCTGGAAATAAATTTGATTCAGCTATTGCTAATTTTATAAAGAAAAAATATAATTTAGCGATTGGAGAGAGAACTTCTGAGGGGATTAAAATTAAAATTGGGTCAGCTTTGTCGTTAGATAAAAAAATAAAAATGGATATTAAGGGGAGGGACTTGATTCGTGGATTGCCTAGAATACTAACAATTGATTCAGACGATGTAACAGAAGCAATTCAAGATGAATTAAAAGATATTGTATCAGCAGTAAAATCAGTTTTTCATGAAACCCCACCAGAGCTTTCAGCAGATGTAATTGAAAAAGGAATGATATTGTCAGGAGGGAGCTCTCTTTTGAGAAATTTAGACAAACTGCTTACTAAAGCAATTGGTGTGCCAGCTTATGTAGCAGATGA belongs to Patescibacteria group bacterium and includes:
- a CDS encoding isoleucine--tRNA ligase, with product MSKINFIKIEEKILDFWKQKKIFTKLRKKNAGGKAWSFLDGPITANNPMGVHHAWGRTYKDIFQRYKAMNGYDQRYQNGFDCQGLWVEVEVEKDKGFKTKKDIETYGIEKFVNDCKQRVTKYSDIQTQQSIRLGQWMDWDNSYYTMSDENNYAIWNFLKKCKDKQILYKGKDVVPWCIRCGTAISQHEILTEEYKEVSHKSIFFKLPIKGSPNTFFMAWTTTPWTLPANVALAVHPELNYVKIQDRKDNNIYVLLESKSELVVNGKIIDKFVGEKLIGMEYEGMFDNMKEPSQQLKSYKHSVISWDEVTEEEGTGIVHIAPGCGQEDFQLSKEFNIPVIDPTNKQGKYKQGFDFLTDRFVTEVNEVIFDDLTKRGFVFDIKDYQHRYPTCWRCKSELIFRLVDEWYISMKKLRKPLAKAVKKIKWLPKYGLDRELDWLKNMSDWLISKKRYWGLALPIYECTKCKKFEVIGSKQELQDRAIEGWVDFSGHSPHRPWVDKVKIKCSKCDNKISRILDVGNPWLDAGIVPFSTIKYYSDKKYWEKWFPPHLVCESFPGQFKNWFYSLIVMSVVLEDCPPVETIFGYALVKDEHGEEMHKSAGNAIWFDDAVTKTGVDAMRWLYFSSNPFNNLYFGFNNIQKSQNKLLVLWNIFVFYKTHGSKIIKAQPMGNVLDKWIISKLNNLILKTTSGLDEYNTSFVAEEIAKFLIKDFSRWYLRMSRNRFRDLSNQADNQQANYTLYFVLLNLIKLLAPITPFLAEEIYLSIKQDNDVESVHLFSWPKADQQAISKDMEDKMSLVREICEIGHSIRVKAGIKVRQPLSCVAIKSSKMTAELENLIKKELNVKKVDWVKKIPKSKDWVMVDDSDILMALNIKLTAELEEEGIIREVVRQVNSLRKKNKLTINDTIEIYYETTSQRIKEVIKKNLGTLKKNTISSSILDRKISNDFSQKQIKINNQVVVLAINV
- the tgt gene encoding tRNA guanosine(34) transglycosylase Tgt, whose protein sequence is MFNLLLKSNKSKARIGKLITAHGSIDSPFFMPIATKGAVKGLSPEDIKLLGAQIILSNTYHLFLRPGLAVISSHKGLHKFINWNKPILTDSGGYQVFSLSKKRIVKNNGVEFLSEIDGQKILLTPAKAVKIQKVLGSDIVMVFDECVSYPSNYEQADKAIKRTTRWAKQCKQEFLKNNQDNKQLLFGIVQGSIYKDLRIASARQLMEIGFDGYAIGGLTLGEPINQTYEMINLVEQVLDEQKPRYLMGAGKPEQIFKAVMLGIDMFDCVIPSRNARHGLLYAQISEQIKPSFNKKSYKEIRILNSKYKNNTQPISKYCKCYTCQNYSLSYLRHLFVTKEAFGQRLAVIHNLFFYINLMKNIRQLIKNGDI
- a CDS encoding phosphohydrolase, translated to MNRLVKVKKNLQILEFIRQSAKSMSAIGYTEHGLRHAELVSKRAGWLAKQVGLDKNKQELASIVGFCHDAGNFMGRTQHHYWGAVLFHQVFSNNDDCIFSAKEITSIVQAVVNHDKYTMKLTNGISAIVVLADKSDTSRSRVEAKSIKEITKDIHNRVNYAVTDSKLIVDKQKNIISLSLKIDTKFVSIMEYFEIFTDRMSYCRKAAECLGYKFGLIINDFKLS
- the rbfA gene encoding 30S ribosome-binding factor RbfA; the protein is MNNRTIKINELIKRELSGIILKQINIPLGSFVTITKVETAADLVKTKIWISIFPDEYNEEILKIFNKNAGKLQDILNKRLSMKWVPRIKFFVDLTNINIDKK
- a CDS encoding glycine--tRNA ligase, whose amino-acid sequence is MENLMEKIISLAKQRGFVYKSSEIYGGAYSFYDYGPLGVELKNNIKKQWWKNVVYQRQDVVGLDSSILSPRIVWEASGHLQGFADLLVECKQCHHRFKEDELNKNQCPDCAGDLTSPKQFNLLMKTNLGVVKDKQEEYYLRGETCQGIYLNYLNVKDSLRKKLPFGIAQIGKAFRNEITPKNFIFRTREFEQMEMQYFVNPDEANKHYDEWKQVTMDWYKQYIVNSENLRWREHTKNELAHYAKQAWDIEYKTPFGGWKEFAGVHNRGDWDLSRHQEYSQIKMEYRDEVTNQKFTPWVVEVSIGVDRAFLMFLLDAYDEVDGGRTTTTKSIKAKEVVLRLDKRLAPIKAGILPLAKKPELIKIANQIYDELSRQWMCEYDQTGSIGKRYRRQDEIGTPYSITIDFDTIKDKQVTIRDRDTMKQERILINALPDYIREGIRD
- a CDS encoding insulinase family protein, with the translated sequence MYTRTKFKNGLNLITVPSTSAKTITVLALFGVGSRYERVQQNGMSHFVEHMMFKGTNKRKDNLTIASELDGLGAEYNAFTSTDYTGYYIKSIKQNVHTCFDVLSDMLFNSVFDKNEITKEKGVILEEIKIYKENPMFYIGDVFQEVLYGKHPLGRNIVGPPATVKSFTRQGLMNYKNKFYNHNKMILAVAGNISKQEVINLTDKYFNIYKTSKRATNYTSFKVPANIKSNRVKVVFNNLKQTQIALGGFAYPYNHVNIDALKILSIILGGNMSSRLFSEVRVKRGLAYYIKFHLDVHQDVGGYSIITGVDKSKTRQAIKVILAEINKLKQNGITKQELVKAKKYFIGMTGISLEDSASLASWYARQLLLKNEVISVSEQISRIKRVSRADVQKAINYLMTTQGIKMGVIGPFKNNNSLLQILKRGV
- a CDS encoding AI-2E family transporter, which gives rise to MSNEKQTTLIKIDVWSILKIAIILLIAVFLYFIRDILFIIFIAGLLATIISPMIAFFERKKIPRFLGTLFVYIGVFMILALVGVTVVPTVISQGKVLSEQLPELLSSILSKIQPESQAQFADIVDKWFAKSSLDAMSIFSVLGTVAGQVLSFVMIFVLAFYLSIRKKGVETAANLLIPDKYQKFFKNFINSVQKEIGAWARGLAMLCLFVGIMVYVGLTILGVKYALTLAVIAALVEIIPYIGPWIGLLIAIIITLAQSPALVLFVVGLYLIIQQIENILISPYIMHKAVGLDPLIIILALMVGGKLAGPIGMIVAVPCATIFSILLRYYIEHKQKLIE
- a CDS encoding rod shape-determining protein, whose translation is MFGKKIGIDLGTTNILVYLPDKGIVTNEPSVIAVSTIDKSILAVGDEAKEMIGRTPDTIIAKRPLKDGVIADYKATEAMMKYFIGKVIGKINLFKPEVMVAVPGGITSTERRAVIDATMKSGAKASYIIKEPIAAAIGSAIPIGSASGHMIIDIGGGTTEVAVISLGGIVSSTSVRVAGNKFDSAIANFIKKKYNLAIGERTSEGIKIKIGSALSLDKKIKMDIKGRDLIRGLPRILTIDSDDVTEAIQDELKDIVSAVKSVFHETPPELSADVIEKGMILSGGSSLLRNLDKLLTKAIGVPAYVADEPLLSVAKGTGLALDNLESYKRSLLST